The window TCGGGGGCGGAAATTGTTATCCTATCAGAATAGAGGGTATAGAAGCTGCTGTGATCGTTCCTGAAAGGACGCACTACCCATCGGATTTAATTGAGATTATTGCACCGGTAAAACTCAGGGATACCCTGAAACTGAAAGATGGAGATCGAATTGTGACACGGGTTAAAAAACAGGGTACGGAGGGACAGGAATGAGCGAGAGCACGACATACGAATGCATGAAGTACAGGAATGAGGGTATCAACAGGGCACTGGAAGCCCTGCGTAACGGAAAAATGATTCAGATCTATGACTCGGACACCAGGGAAGGAGAAACAGATCTTGTGATCCCTGCAAAGGCTGTTACTTACAAAGACGTTAAGTGGATGCGGAAAGACGCAGGAGGGCTTATCTGTGTGGCAGTAGATCCGGTGGCATCAAAGCAGCTCAGGCTTCCTTTAATGGCAGACATTGTCCGGGAAGCCAGTAAAACAAGTGAATCCCTCGGAGATGTTGTTGAAAAAGACGGGGACCTTAAGTACGATTCACATTCCTCTTTTTCCATCTGGGTCAACCACAGGGATACAAGAACCGGAATCCCTGATCTTGAAAGAGCCCTTACAATCCGAAAAATCGGGGAAATCACGGAAAAATCCCTCTCCGGAGACGGAGTCCGTTTTGGAAACGAGTTCAGGACTCCCGGGCATGTGGCTCTCCTCAGGGCTGCCGAAAGGCTTCTCGATGAGCGCATGGGTCAGACCGAGCTTTCAGTTGCACTTGCCCGGATGGCAGGAATCACCCCTGCAATGGTTGTCTGTGAGATGCTGGATGACGAGAATGGGAAAGCCCTTTCAAAAGAAAACTCAAAAGAGTACGGCAAAGAACACGGGCTTGTCTTCCTTGAAGGGCAGGAAATAGTTGAAGCCTATCTGCAGTGGACAGGCGCAAGGTGCTAAAACACTTTTTCTTTTTCTTCCTTTTTCTTCCTTTTTCTTCCTTTTTTTTCCTTTCTTTTTCGCGTTTTGTTTCTTTTTCGCGTTTTGTTTCTTATTTATTTCTTTAATTTTCTGTTTGCCAGGGAGGGACAGCAGAATATTATAATATAATACGTAAATTACTGTGAATATCATAGTAACAACAGTATCTTCCGGTTATACCCAACATTTGTTTCTTACGTTCCGTATTCCTGTGTTTTGCAGTTCATATTCATATCTGGGGGTACCATCTGATGATGCATAGGTTCAAAAAAGTCCAGCAAGTTCTTGTTCTTGTACTGTTCCTGAACCTTTTCGTAGCTTTTGCTAAAATCATTTATGGGACCTTAACCAGCACTTTAAGCATGACTGCGGACGGATACCATTCTCTTTTTGACGGGATATCCAATATTGTGGGTCTTGTGGGTATTTTTATTGCATCCCGTCCCCCTGACAGAGAACATCCTTATGGGCACCAGAAGTACGAAACCGTTGCTTCGATTTTTATAGCTGTCTTGCTTCTGTTTGTCAGTTTTGAGATCTTCCAGAATGCACTTCACCGTTTTCTTTTAC is drawn from Methanosarcina lacustris Z-7289 and contains these coding sequences:
- the ribB gene encoding 3,4-dihydroxy-2-butanone-4-phosphate synthase — encoded protein: MSESTTYECMKYRNEGINRALEALRNGKMIQIYDSDTREGETDLVIPAKAVTYKDVKWMRKDAGGLICVAVDPVASKQLRLPLMADIVREASKTSESLGDVVEKDGDLKYDSHSSFSIWVNHRDTRTGIPDLERALTIRKIGEITEKSLSGDGVRFGNEFRTPGHVALLRAAERLLDERMGQTELSVALARMAGITPAMVVCEMLDDENGKALSKENSKEYGKEHGLVFLEGQEIVEAYLQWTGARC